In the Methanosphaera stadtmanae DSM 3091 genome, TTATAGTAGGAGACTTACTTAAAATTGCAATGGCATCTGGAATAACCACATCTATTTTACCAAAAGAAGATTAATTCTTCTTTATTTTTTTTAAATAAAAATAGAATCTATTTTTTTAAAATTATATTTAGAAAAAGTAATTTGAAAGAAAAAATTATTAATAGAAAACTAATTATTTTTTTTAATCAGTTACACTATTTATTCGAGATTTATGTACATGATTATTTCTATTTAACACAGCATCATCATATACATTTTTAAGAGTATGCATATCTACACTTGTATAGATTTGAGTTGTACTTAGATTACTATGACCTAATAACTGTTGAATTGCTCTAATATCAACACCATTTTTAAGTAGATGTGTTGCAAATGAGTGTCTTAATATGTGGGGTGTGACTCTTCGAGTAATTCCTGCATCTTTTGCATATTCTTTAATCATTAACTGAATATATCTTGAACTTAGACTAGTATTTCTTTGATTTACAAATAAATATTCATTCTCAACACCACGTTTATCTAAATATTCATGTATTAAATCAAGAGTATCTTCATCAAAAATAACTATCCTATCCTTATCTCCTTTTCCTCTTACTCTGATTGTTCTTTCATTCTCATCTATTGTTGTTACTTTTAGTTTTGTAAGTTCTGATACTCTTAGACCAGTTGAATATAGAAGAGTTAATATGAGTTTATTTCGTAGTCTTGTGATATTTTGAGGATTGGTTTTTTCAGGATCATATTCATTATCTTTAGCATGAATTAAATCGTATACTTCCTGTTCATTTAATGATTTAGGCAATGATTTTGTTCTCTTTGGTGCTTTAATTTCTTCATATATATGAATTTCTGCAAATTCAAAGAATTTCTTTAAAACTACTGTTACTAGATATATGTAATTTGTAGATACTTCTTTTTCTCTTTTTAAATATTGTAAATATCTTTTAAAGGCACGTAACATTCCTTTTTCATCTTTAATTTTTCTATCTGACAAGATAAATTTGTAAAAGTTGTCAAGAATAGATTTATATGTTTTTAATGTATTTGAGGAATAACCTTGTATATCCATTTCTAAAATATAATCTTCCACTTGATCTTCAAAGTATATCTCATCTAAATAATCTGATGTCAAAGTCCCACTCCCTTGCATCATGTTTTTATAGTTTATCAAAAAAAATTCTTCAAAAAAAATATTATGAAGAAGAATGATTATTTTATTATTCTTCTTTTTTTTATGAAGATTATTTTGTAATAATTTTTATAGTTTCAGGTTTTTTTACAACCTCAGACATTTTAACTGCTACTAAACATTCAATATTTTTTTCTTTAGATAAATCAACAATTCTTTGTGTTATTATTCCATCAAAAACAATGTTTTTTATTGTTTCTTTTGAATTTTTAACTTCATTGTATATATCTGATACTTTTACTTCTTTAAGTAAATTAAAGTCCATATCATATAATCTTCCTTTACCTGTACCAGATAATTCTTTAAGCATTAATTCATATTTATTTAAGTGTGTTTCTTCTGTTTCATTATGTTTTTCTGTAGATTTTTGTGTTTTTTCTTTGGAATTATCTTTTACTTGTTTATTTTCATTTTTTTGTTGTTTAAATTGTTTTGATTCGTTTTTTTGTGAATATTTATCTGTTTTATTAACTGAAGATGTTACTTCATGTAATTTAGATTCAAATTTATCATGTGATTTTGGTTTATTATGATATCTGTGCTGATTATGATTATAATTAGCATGACTTGTTATTTTATCTACTGATGTTTTATTTTTAAGTGCATAGATTACTTGATCCTTATCTAAATACTCTACTTCAAGACCTCTAGGTGCTCTTGTTACATAGTCAATATCACCAATTTGAAGTAATTCTTTTAGTATTAAGTCTCCTCCCCTATCACCATCTAGAAATGCTGTGACAGTTCGTTTTTTTGTTAAATCTGCAACTGTTTTAGGAACATTAACACCTTCTACAGCTATGGTATTTTTTATACCATATTTAAGTAGATTGAGTACGTCTGATCTTCCTTCTACAATAAGTATTGCATCAGATGTTGGAGTATTTGGACCAGCTGGAAGATTATCCTCACCATATTCTATTATTTCAGGACGTCTTATTGATTCTTTAACTTCATCAATCATTCTTGAACTTTCAGGAGTAAATTCTTCCATCATATTTTGGTATAATTCTTTTGCTCTTTCTACAATAGTTCTTCTTTTAACAGCACGTACATCTTCAATTTTTGTTACTCTTAGGTTAGCTTCACATGGTCCAACCCTGTTAATTGTTTCAAGTGATGCTGCGAGAATTGTTGTTTCTATTCTATCAAGACTGGATGGAATTATAATTTCTCCTTTTGTTCTTCCAGATCTATTAGTCATATCCACTTTAATTCTACCGATTCTACCTGTTTTTTGTAATTCACGTAGATCTAGACTATCACTAAGTAGTCCTTCTGTTTGTCCAAATATTGCACCTACTACATCAGGTTTTTCTACAAATCCTTTTGCATTTATTTGTGAATGTATTAAATATTTAGTAGTTGTAATTTCATCTTTAACCATGTAATAATAATCTTCATCATCATGATATTTGGCATTTTTATGTGTCATTTAATCGCCTTTTTTTTATTAATTTCTGATTATAAAATTTATATTTTTAATTTAAGCCAATTAGATGAAAAATTTTTTTTATTTAATATTTTATTAGTATTACTCCAAACATAGGAGTTATAACATTATTATCATAATAATTTTTTTAAATTATATTTTATATTTCAATAACTTACTTCGTTATATCGATATACAGTATTATTTTAATTAGAATTTATTATTATATTTATTGTATTTTTATAGAAATTAAGTATTTTTTAAATATTAAAAAAGATATAAATTATATAAAAGATAAAAAACAATGTTTATCTAACAAGGATTTTAAATCGGAGGATTTAATAGAAATGGAAAATTCACTAATAAGAGTAGTTTTAGATATTTTAAAACCACATTCCCCATCACTACCATCATTTGCTATGTATTTAAGCTCACTTGATGGAGTAGATGGTGTAAATATAACATTAATTGAAATTGACAAAGATACTGAAAATATAAAAATAACTATGGAAGGAAAAGATCTTAATTATGATAAAATTAGAGAAGCTGTAGAAAATTATGGTGCTTCAATCCATAGTATTGATGAAGTTGTTGCTGGTAAAAGATTAGTTGAAGAAGTAACAACACCACAAGACTAAATACTCATAACTACCTTTTTTTATATTATTTTTTTTATAATAGATATTTTTAGAGATGAAATTTAAATGTCAAAAGGAAAAATAACTCCAAAAAACATATTACATGGAAATAAAAAAAAACAAGAAAAAATAACTCTTGAAAACCTACTTGAAGTAGCAAGTAGTGATAATGTATCTGATGCCATGAAAAATTTATATGGTAAAGACGGCCTTATTAATGGTATTAAACCAATAGATCCATCATATAAAGTTGTTGGAAAAATTAAAACAGCAACTACCAATTCATATGATTGGGGTACTGGTATAAAAGGAATTTATAACACCAATATTGATGAAATCTTATTTATTAAATGTTCAGATGATGAATATGCAGTGTGGGGTGAAATGGCATCTAAAGCTGCACAAAAACAAGGACTAAAGGCTACTGTTATTTATGGAGTATCTAGAGACACAGAAGATATTATTAAATTAAATTATAAAGTATTTTCAAAAGATATAAAATCACATGCTGGACTTCCATCAAATAATGGCTTGTTAAATGAACGTATTGTTATTGATGATAACATTATTTGTAATGGTGATGTTCTTGTTGGAGATATGGATGGTGTTGTTATAATACCACAGGAAAAAGTAGAAGAAGTACTTCATGAAGTTGAAAACATAAAGAAATTTGAAACTGAAAGTTTAAAGGAAATGATAGATAAGGAGATTCCTTTAGATGAAGTTTTAGGTATTAAATAATTATTTTTAACATACTTAACTTCTAATTTTTTTTTAATTAATTTTAAAATAATCCCCTATTTATAAAAATAAAGAATATTATATTTTATTTATCAAAAAACATTTTTTTTATACCGTGAATTTATTTAATTTTTATTTCTTTTAATTGAAATAGGGTTATTTATAATTAAATAAGAACTTATTTTAATAAAAAACATTATACTATATATAAGTATCCAAAAGTATAAATATCAAAAAAATAATAATTATAATTATAAAAAAAATATGAACAATTATAGGAAAAAATATAATTTATTCTAACCTTAACAAACCTTAAATCATTAATTATTCAAAAAAATCATTATGAACTCCCATAAACTAAAAAATAATAATACTAATTTTATACAAAAAATTCAACAATTATCAAAATAACTAAATATAGATAATAGTATTTATTCCTAAAAATAATAGAGAAAATGTCAAAAAAGAATTCAAAATTAAAAAAAATAGGTACAATAAGTCATATAACAAGTACTAACAAACTAATTGTACCTTCAAATAAAACACCTCGTATTGGTTCAGTAATAGTAAATAAACAACATAAACCAATAGGTAAGATCAATGATATATTTGGGCCAACCAAACAACCATACATCTCTATAAAAACTAGTAAAAAATTTAAAAAGGCTAATACGGGAGAAGCTGTATATCTACAACCAAAAAATAAGAGAAGGAGGATGAAACAACGGCAGGCATACTAAAACGGAAAAAAAGATATGGACGACCTCATAAAACACTAAAAACTGACATTAAAACCAGAAAGCCAAAGAAAAAAGAAGAAAAAACAGAAGAAACTCCAGTAAAAACAAAAACAACCAAAACTCCCAAAATAAAAGAAAAAACAGAGAAACCTAAAAAAAGAGGACCAGGAAGACCAAGAAAAACCAATAAAACAGAAGATAAAATAGAAGTAGAAGATACAAGTAAACATACCACTACAATTATTGAAAAACAAGAACCACCAAAAAAAAGAGGACCAGGAAGACCAAGAAAAACTAAAAAAACAGAAGACAAACCAAAAGACAAACCAAAAAAAAGAGGACCAGGAAGACCAAGAAAAACCAAGAAAACAGAAGACAAACCAAGAAAAAGAGGACCAGGAAGACCAAGAAAAACCAATAAAACAGAAGACAAACCAAGAAAAAGAGGACCAGGAAGACCAAGAAAAACTAAGAAAACAGAAGACAAACCAAAAGACAAACCAAAAAAAGAAAAAACCAAACAACCAAATCCATTACTTGAAATTATGGATAATTTCAAAGATGACAAAAATACAGACACTGATAACGCCACAGATCACGAATTAAATGACTTAATATTATCTGATCCTATGGAAGATGTAGGATTAATAACACCAGAAGATTCAGATATTGAATTAATGTCAAATTCTGATTTAGATGTTGAAGAAATTATAAAAATAGATACAACAGACTCTGAAGAACTAGAACATGAATTAGAAAAAAGCAACGGCATAAGTGAAAAAGAACAAATGAAAGAAGACGTTGCTGAAATGGAGAAAAAAGAAACTAAATGTCCAGAATGTGGTTCTACAAAATTAATAAATGATCATGAACGTGGAGAAGTTGTTTGTGGAGCATGTGGTCTTGTAATAGATGATAACATAGTGGATATGGGTCCTGAATGGAGAGCTTTTGACCATGAACAAAGAGATAAAAGAACAAGAGTAGGAGCACCTATCACATACACAATTCACGATAAAGGTTTATCCACCATGATTGATTGGCGTAACAAAGACATCTATGGAAGAGATATACCTGCAAGAAACAGAGCTCAATGGTACAGACTAAGAAAATGGCAGAGAAAAATCAGAATCAGTGGTGCTACAGAAAGAAACCTTGCATTTGCATTAAGTGAACTTGATAGAGATTCTTCAAGATTAGGTCTTCCAAGATCTGTACGTGAATCAGCATCAGTTGTATATAGAAATGCTGTTGAAAATAAACTCATACGTGGAAGAAGTATTGAAGGAGTTGTAGCAGCTTCATTATATGCTGCATGTAGAAGATGTAAAGTTCCAAGAACACTTGATGAAATAGCTGATGTATCTCGTGTAAGTAAGAAAGAAGTTGGTAGAACATACAGATTCCTTACAAGAGAGTTACATATTAGATTACCACCAACATCCCCTATTGATTATGTCCCTAGATTTGCTAGTGAATTAAATCTATCAGGTGTTGTTCAGTCTAAAGCTATTGAAATTATTAATCAAGCAATGGATAATGGTCTTACAAGTGGAAGAGGACCTACTGGTGTTGCAGCTGCTGCATTATACATTGCAAGTGTGTTACTTGGTGAACGTAAAACACAACGTGATGTTGCAGATATTGCTGGTGTAACAGAAGTAACAATCAGAAACAGATACAAAGAATTAACAGAACAATTAGATATGGGTGTGAATTTATAAGGTTCACATCAATTCTTTTTTTATATAATTTCAACTATTTTTTAAAATATTAATTTAAAATAAGCATTTTTTCTAAAAAGAATAATAAAAAAAATAGAAAAGTGAATTTATTCTATTTAGAATGGTTTTAAAAATACCATGACTACATATATTAATACAAATACAATTACAATTCCAAATAGTATTTTTCTTTGTTTTGCAACTTGTTTTTGTTTTAATTGATATTGTTCTTGACATTTATCTGAACAAAATGATTCAGTTAGTGGTATTGGTTTTCCACATATTGCACAATGTCTATGAGCTTCAACTACCATATAAATATACCTCCTTTTTTTATTCAGTGATGAGTGTTCCAATTGGTTGTGTAATTGCTGTTTTAACATTTTCAGGAGTGTTACCATTTACAATTACTGTTTTTATTTTAGAACGTTTAATAATTTGAATTGCTGTTTTATCAATAAATTCATATGTTCCTGCTTTTGTATCATTATCAGATACTATTTCCATTAATTTATCAGCAGAAACTTCAGAAAACATTTGAGCATCATTATATTTATTAGGATCCTTATCATATAATCCATCTACACTAGTAGCATTTATTACTAAATCAGCACCAACATATTCTGCAAGAATACTTCCAACTGCATCTGTACTATGTGCAGGTTCTGTTCCACCCATTACAACAATTTTACCTGTAGCAGAAAATTCTAGTGCTTGTTGGAAATTTACAGGTATTGCTGG is a window encoding:
- the dnaG gene encoding DNA primase DnaG, with the translated sequence MVKDEITTTKYLIHSQINAKGFVEKPDVVGAIFGQTEGLLSDSLDLRELQKTGRIGRIKVDMTNRSGRTKGEIIIPSSLDRIETTILAASLETINRVGPCEANLRVTKIEDVRAVKRRTIVERAKELYQNMMEEFTPESSRMIDEVKESIRRPEIIEYGEDNLPAGPNTPTSDAILIVEGRSDVLNLLKYGIKNTIAVEGVNVPKTVADLTKKRTVTAFLDGDRGGDLILKELLQIGDIDYVTRAPRGLEVEYLDKDQVIYALKNKTSVDKITSHANYNHNQHRYHNKPKSHDKFESKLHEVTSSVNKTDKYSQKNESKQFKQQKNENKQVKDNSKEKTQKSTEKHNETEETHLNKYELMLKELSGTGKGRLYDMDFNLLKEVKVSDIYNEVKNSKETIKNIVFDGIITQRIVDLSKEKNIECLVAVKMSEVVKKPETIKIITK
- a CDS encoding RraA family protein, which translates into the protein MSKGKITPKNILHGNKKKQEKITLENLLEVASSDNVSDAMKNLYGKDGLINGIKPIDPSYKVVGKIKTATTNSYDWGTGIKGIYNTNIDEILFIKCSDDEYAVWGEMASKAAQKQGLKATVIYGVSRDTEDIIKLNYKVFSKDIKSHAGLPSNNGLLNERIVIDDNIICNGDVLVGDMDGVVIIPQEKVEEVLHEVENIKKFETESLKEMIDKEIPLDEVLGIK
- the pyrH gene encoding UMP kinase; translation: MRIVITIGGSILLKEYDNKKFEDYAKIIRQINEDHEIFIVVGGGRPARDYISVVRDMGETESICDEIGIQVTRINARLLQLALKDVSYPAIPVNFQQALEFSATGKIVVMGGTEPAHSTDAVGSILAEYVGADLVINATSVDGLYDKDPNKYNDAQMFSEVSADKLMEIVSDNDTKAGTYEFIDKTAIQIIKRSKIKTVIVNGNTPENVKTAITQPIGTLITE
- a CDS encoding DUF2116 family Zn-ribbon domain-containing protein, coding for MVVEAHRHCAICGKPIPLTESFCSDKCQEQYQLKQKQVAKQRKILFGIVIVFVLIYVVMVFLKPF
- a CDS encoding transcription initiation factor IIB → MKEDVAEMEKKETKCPECGSTKLINDHERGEVVCGACGLVIDDNIVDMGPEWRAFDHEQRDKRTRVGAPITYTIHDKGLSTMIDWRNKDIYGRDIPARNRAQWYRLRKWQRKIRISGATERNLAFALSELDRDSSRLGLPRSVRESASVVYRNAVENKLIRGRSIEGVVAASLYAACRRCKVPRTLDEIADVSRVSKKEVGRTYRFLTRELHIRLPPTSPIDYVPRFASELNLSGVVQSKAIEIINQAMDNGLTSGRGPTGVAAAALYIASVLLGERKTQRDVADIAGVTEVTIRNRYKELTEQLDMGVNL
- a CDS encoding DUF211 domain-containing protein, with product MENSLIRVVLDILKPHSPSLPSFAMYLSSLDGVDGVNITLIEIDKDTENIKITMEGKDLNYDKIREAVENYGASIHSIDEVVAGKRLVEEVTTPQD
- the xerA gene encoding site-specific tyrosine recombinase/integron integrase — translated: MTSDYLDEIYFEDQVEDYILEMDIQGYSSNTLKTYKSILDNFYKFILSDRKIKDEKGMLRAFKRYLQYLKREKEVSTNYIYLVTVVLKKFFEFAEIHIYEEIKAPKRTKSLPKSLNEQEVYDLIHAKDNEYDPEKTNPQNITRLRNKLILTLLYSTGLRVSELTKLKVTTIDENERTIRVRGKGDKDRIVIFDEDTLDLIHEYLDKRGVENEYLFVNQRNTSLSSRYIQLMIKEYAKDAGITRRVTPHILRHSFATHLLKNGVDIRAIQQLLGHSNLSTTQIYTSVDMHTLKNVYDDAVLNRNNHVHKSRINSVTD
- a CDS encoding H/ACA ribonucleoprotein complex subunit GAR1; this encodes MSKKNSKLKKIGTISHITSTNKLIVPSNKTPRIGSVIVNKQHKPIGKINDIFGPTKQPYISIKTSKKFKKANTGEAVYLQPKNKRRRMKQRQAY